CAAGATGTAATCCACAACTGTTCCAACAATCTCAACGGCTCCAAATACTCCAAGCGGCCTCGGCCTGCAAGTGCAACATTTCCAGACCGTTTTGGACGGAACAGCCTTGCGCTTTGGCTCGCTGCAAAAGTAGCGTTTCGGCAGGATTGTATATCAGGTCGTACACGAAATGTTCGGGTGTCAGTCGCTCATACGGCAAATCGGGGCAAGCATCCACGTTGGGGGCCATTCCGAGCGGGGTGGCGTTGATGATGAGAGGGGGTAGAGAGCGGAAGGTGGAAGGCGGAAGGCAGAGGGTTTCGTAGGAGATTTGGTCGTCGCTGACGGGGCTGCGCGATGCGAATTTGTAGGCGATGCCGAGTTTTTTCAAGACGTGGGCGACGGCTTTTGCCGCTCCGCCTGTCCCCAGAATCAACGCTTGCGCCTCCTTGCCGCCCACCATCATTGCCCGCGCCACAAATCGAGCGCCGGGCCCGCTTAGCAGGGAAGCCTCAAAGCCAACTGCATCGGTATTGAAGCCCTTGCAACGCCGAGGCTCGATTTTGACACAGTTCACCGCGCCGACCGCTCGAGCGCTTTCGTCCAGTTCATCGAGCAAAGGAACGACGGTTTCTTTGTGCGGGATGGTCACGTTGAGGCCACGCAGGTCGGGATATTGATGCAACAGCTCGGGCAGGTCGGCGATATGCTCCAACGGGAACAGGTCGTAGGTGGCATCCGTGATGCCTTCGCGGGCGAATTTTTCCGTGAAGTATTTTTTTGAAAAAGAATGTCCGAGCGGGTAGCCAATAAGTCCAAAGCGGCGCATTGCGTTTTTTGGAGGCAAAAATCGTGTTTGTGGCGGGTTAATGCTTCCAAACGACTGACAGGTTTTGTCGGAAGAAAGTTTTTGACAGGATTGGGGTTTCATTTTCAATGGCTTGTAAATCATATCAATCCTGTCAAAAAAGGCGAACACCAAGACAGGGGCAGCGCCCCCGAAACACATTCCGGGGCGCTGCCCCTGCCCCGGTAGTTGCCAAAAAATAAACTGGTGGGTCAGTTGGGGGCATGGGTCAAGTTTTTTCGGGCAAATGGTTGATTTTTTCGGTTTTTTGAACAAAACTTTGCGCAAACAAATTTGAAAGAGCCTTTCCGACTCGTTCGGGAAGGCTTTTTTATCCTCACCTTTTAATACTGTGCATTATGGATAATCACGAAAAAGAAGCGAATGGCGCTGCCTTGAAAACGCCGGAAAACGGCCAACCCCCTGCCCGCGTCATGAAAGAATGGAAAAGCCTGCGCGGCGAAAACGCTTGGACGATGTTCAAAGTCATGGCCGAGTTTGTGGACGGCTTCGAAACGCTCAACAAAATCGGCCCCTGCATCTCGATATTTGGCTCGGCACGCACCAAACCCGGCACGCCTTATTACGAACTGGCGGTGAGAGTGGCCGCTCGCCTGACAGAGGAGGGCTATGGCATTATCACTGGCGGCGGCCCGGGCATCATGGAGGCTGGCAACAAAG
This Saprospiraceae bacterium DNA region includes the following protein-coding sequences:
- a CDS encoding shikimate dehydrogenase, whose amino-acid sequence is MRRFGLIGYPLGHSFSKKYFTEKFAREGITDATYDLFPLEHIADLPELLHQYPDLRGLNVTIPHKETVVPLLDELDESARAVGAVNCVKIEPRRCKGFNTDAVGFEASLLSGPGARFVARAMMVGGKEAQALILGTGGAAKAVAHVLKKLGIAYKFASRSPVSDDQISYETLCLPPSTFRSLPPLIINATPLGMAPNVDACPDLPYERLTPEHFVYDLIYNPAETLLLQRAKAQGCSVQNGLEMLHLQAEAAWSIWSR